One genomic segment of Coffea arabica cultivar ET-39 chromosome 6e, Coffea Arabica ET-39 HiFi, whole genome shotgun sequence includes these proteins:
- the LOC113696745 gene encoding uncharacterized protein, whose amino-acid sequence MDSNILVVGQMAHGSSSSSNDAVWKKIWLLDIPNKKRHFLWHICQNCLPIPDNLQKRRIPIDVKCVDEWVKKILQSLPPKDYKDFAALSYEIWGNRNDAFFNGKARHPLTLVSYALNSQVTFREANLQATTIQSPRHSSVWSLPLASHFKVNFDASISTIHQIVGIGVVVRSCDGQFIAGLSKKLRILSSAELAEALAAREVALLAKILMIPSFILEGDAFSVIKHISSSDEILSDLGSVLEVIRITLSAQHLADIVWTPRDANKVVHCLVNFAKTSSLLESLRLLSNN is encoded by the exons ATGGACTCTAATATCCTTGTTGTGGGCCAGATGGCGCATGGGTCCTCTAGTTCTAGTAATGATGCGGTTTGGAAGAAGATCTGGTTGCTTGATATCCCTAACAAGAAGAGGCATTTTCTCTGGCATATTTGTCAAAATTGTTTACCTATACCAGACAATCTTCAGAAAAGAAGGATTCCGATAGATGTCAAATGC GTGGACGAGTGGGTAAAGAAGATTCTTCAATCCTTACCACCTAAAGACTACAAAGATTTTGCTGCTCTCAGTTATGAAATCTGGGGCAACAGAAATGATGCATTCTTCAATGGTAAGGCTCGGCATCCCTTAACTTTGGTGAGCTATGCTCTTAATAGTCAAGTAACATTCCGAGAGGCTAATCTCCAAGCTACAACTATCCAGTCACCAAGGCACTCCTCAGTTTGGTCTTTGCCTCTAGCTTCCCACTTCAAAGTCAACTTCGATGCCTCTATTTCAACAATACACCAAATCGTTGGCATTGGTGTGGTGGTCCGCAGCTGTGATGGTCAGTTCATTGCTGGCTTATCCAAGAAGTTACGTATCCTAAGTAGTGCAGAGTTGGCAGAGGCTCTTGCTGCAAGGGAGGTGGCTTTGCTGGCTAAGATATTGATGATCCCAAGCTTCATTCTTGAGGGGGACGCATTCTCAGTTATAAAGCATATTAGTAGCTCGGATGAGATCCTTTCTGACTTGGGCAGTGTATTAGAGGTTATCCGTATCACTTTGTCTGCCCAACACCTTGCCGATATAGTCTGGACTCCTAGAGATGCAAATAAGGTTGTGCATTGTTTAGTAAATTTTGCTAAAACATCCAGCCTTCTTGAATCTCTCCGACTTTTGTCAAACAATTAG